The Gloeobacter violaceus PCC 7421 DNA window CGGCTTGGCTGTGGAGGCCGGCCTGGAAAATGTGGGGATGGTGGGGGATTTGCCGGGTTGCGGCAGGGCGAGTGCCGGGGCGGCAAGCGGTTGGTCCTGGATGGGACCGGGTTTGGCCGGACCGGGCAAGGGTTGGGTCTGGCGAGTCCCGGATTTGGCCGCAGTCGGTACGGGTGGGCTCGGGGTGGCGGCGGGCTTTGACGGGGATACCGACGGCGTCTGCATCGGCTTGAAGGGAGGCTGAAGCTGGATCGCTCCGGCGGGAGCCGGGCGGGCCGGGGTAGTGGTGGGCTTGAAAGGGGCCGATGACTGGTCCTCGGGAGCGCCCCAGGCCGGAAGAGCGGCAGTGAGCATCGCGAGCCAGAGCCACTGAGGGAGAAGGCGCATAGAAAGCCCCGATGAATCGCAAAGACTGGCACCGATGGTAACTTACCCCCCTGCTATCCGGCTTCCCTCAGGCAAGCAGAATCGAGGCCGTACCCAGGTAGCGCACCGATTGGGGGGTGATCTCGAAGCGGCAGGGCAAGACCAGCAGACCGCGCTCGATACCGGCACGCAGCAGTTGTCCATAAAGCGGATCGAGGGAATCGCCCGGGCTGAAGGCCGTGCAGTCACCGCGGTTGATGAAGTACAGCATCGCTGCCCGCGTGCCGTGCTCACAAAGGCGGATCAGTTCGCGCAGGTGTTTCTGGCCGCGGGTGGTGACCGTATCCGGAAACAGGGCGAGGGTGCCCTGGTTGAGGGTAGTGCTCTTGACCTCCAGGTACAGCGGCTCCCCCTCGCCGGTGAGCAAAAAATCGATGCGGCTGTTTTCACTACCGTAAGGCACTTCGCGGCGAATGGTCCGGTAAGTGCCCACCTCGGCAATCACCCGCTCCACCAGAGCCCGGTAGACGATGCGGTTGGGAAGGGCCGTATTCACCCCGACCCAGGTGCCGTCTAGGTCGATCATCTCCCAGGTGTAGGCGAGCTTGCGGGCCGGATCCGGTGAGCGCGACAGATATACCGGACTTCCGAGGGTGCTGATGGCCCGCATCGGACCGGTGTTCGGGCAGTGGGCGGTGACCAGTTGCCCGTCCTCCAGTTCAACCTCGGCAAAAAATCGCTTGTAGCGACGGCGCAGGATCCCCCGTACCAGGGGCGGGTACTCAAAAAGCACACTCATGGTTCGACGACGATGGTGCGCCGGGAACGCAACAATCCCGTGGCCGCCCCGGGACAGATATGGCGGTAGGAGTAGGCACCCAGCCGCTCGACGCTCGCCAGTTGCCGTGGCCAATGAAAGGTACGGCCCACCCGCACGGGCATGGCCCCCCCGTCGCTCGTCGGCAGCAGATGCCGGCCGCTGAAGAGCACTCCACCGTGTGCCTGCCAAAGCAGGCAACTGGACCCCGGCGAGTGACCGGGTGTCCAAAGGGCCGACAGTCCCGCGTCCAGTTCGCAGTCGCCGTCAAAGGCGCGCACTTCGACCTCGCGGGCTTTGACCAGATAAGCCTCCTGTTCGTGGATGCGCACGGCCGCCCGAAAATGACGGCAGAACTCCTCCACCTGGCCCATGGCCCCCCGGTGGGTCAGAAAAATCGCCCCGATTCCCCCAACCCCTTCAATCAAGGTGCAATTCTCTTCGACAAAGGCGGGACAATCGATCAGCCAGTTGCCCCGCAGGCCGTTGTCGGGGGTAGCAACGATGAGATAGCTCGCCCCGCCCAACGTGTGGCGATTGGGCTTGAAGCTGAGCAAATCGGCGAATATGCGGCGATCGGCGGCAAAATTTTCCATGGGCCCTATCCGCCACCAGCCAGATTGTCCGGCAACAAACTGACCACTACGAACAAAATCTGATACAACTTTGCCTCTACAATCTCCCAAGTCCACTGTTCGCGATCGGCCAGGCCGCTATGGGTGGTGACGCGTACCCCGACCGGTGCAAGTCTTCTCAAATCAGTCACGCCCTTCCGGCTATCATGTTCAATGGCATTCATCAATAAGTTAACAGGGTATTTGCCTGGCTCTCCTCCTAGCATAGGTTTTCAGACAATGACTAAAAGTACAGAAAAGTACCATCAGCGTCTGCTCGAATTGCGCCTCGACATCGAAAAGGTACAGGCTTACGTACTGACGTGCACCAGCCGTCCGTCCGCGCACCCGCCTGCAATGCTGCCGACCACCGGCCAGCATCTGCAGCGCGAAATGGAGTCGGCTCGCAACAATTGAGCGAATGTTGCCGGGTCGGCATAGGACTGGTGAAGATTTGCACGCGGTACCGGTGGCCAGTCCGCAGCTACAGGGCGTGAAGCCGGGGGTCCAAATGAGTGGCCTGCGGCTGTTGCTGTACATCCAGTTTTTCTAAAAGTTTTCGGCGTTCGAGGAGTGTACTTTTGGGTGTTACCGTGCGGGCGGCCTGTCCGGCAGATGTAGCGCTTGTCTTTGGACTCATCTGTGAACTGGCCGCCTACGAAAAGCTGTCCCACGCCGTGACCGGCAGTGCCGAGGAGCTGGCGGCCCATCTGTTTGGCGAACACCCTTTCGCCCGAGTGGCCATTGCTGAAGTAGCAGCGGAGGCGGCCGGTTTCGCACTATATTTTTTCAACTACTCGACTTTTCTCACCCGTCCCGGGATCTATCTCGAAGATCTCTATGTGCGTGCGCCGCTGCGCCACCGGGGTATCGGGCGGGAGCTGCTGCGCCATGTTGCCCGCGAAGCGGTAGCGGCGGGTTGCG harbors:
- the sfsA gene encoding DNA/RNA nuclease SfsA, encoding MSVLFEYPPLVRGILRRRYKRFFAEVELEDGQLVTAHCPNTGPMRAISTLGSPVYLSRSPDPARKLAYTWEMIDLDGTWVGVNTALPNRIVYRALVERVIAEVGTYRTIRREVPYGSENSRIDFLLTGEGEPLYLEVKSTTLNQGTLALFPDTVTTRGQKHLRELIRLCEHGTRAAMLYFINRGDCTAFSPGDSLDPLYGQLLRAGIERGLLVLPCRFEITPQSVRYLGTASILLA
- a CDS encoding GNAT family N-acetyltransferase — its product is MGVTVRAACPADVALVFGLICELAAYEKLSHAVTGSAEELAAHLFGEHPFARVAIAEVAAEAAGFALYFFNYSTFLTRPGIYLEDLYVRAPLRHRGIGRELLRHVAREAVAAGCGRVEWSVLDWNAPAIAFYRQMGAVILDDWRQCRLTGEALATLGAP